A window of Stutzerimonas stutzeri genomic DNA:
GGAGGACGTCGGCATCACCCTCGGCCAGGCCTTTACCAAGGCCATCGGCGACAAGAAGGGCATGACCCGCTACGGGCATTCCTACGTGCCGCTGGACGAGGCGCTGTCGCGCGTAGTGATCGACTTTTCCGGTCGTCCGGGCCTGCAGATGCACGTGCCCTTCACTCGCGCCATGGTCGGTGGCTTCGACGTCGACCTGTTCCAGGAATTCTTCCAGGGCTTCGTCAACCACGCGCTGGTGAGCCTGCATATCGACAACCTGCGTGGGCAGAACACCCACCACCAGATCGAGACCGTGTTCAAGGCCTTCGGCCGCGCGCTGCGCATGGCCGTCGAGCTGGATCCGCGCATGGCCGGACAGATGCCGTCCACCAAAGGGTGCCTGTAATGCAGACCGTTGCCGTCATCGACTACGGCATGGGCAATCTGCATTCGGTGGCCAAGGCGCTGGAGCACGTCGGTGCTGGTCGTGTGCTGATTACCAGCGATGCGCAGGTCATCCGTGAAGCCGACCGCGTGGTGTTTCCCGGCGTCGGCGCGATTCGCGACTGCATGGCGGAGATTCGCCGGTTGGGCTTCGACGAGCTGGTCCGCGAAGTCAGCCAGGACCGCCCGTTCCTCGGCATCTGCGTCGGCATGCAGGCGCTGATGGAGCACAGCGAGGAGAACGACGGCGTCGACTGCATCGGCCTGTTCCCCGGCCAGGTACGCTTCTTCGGCAAGGACCTGCACGAGGACGGCGAGCACCTGAAGGTGCCGCACATGGGCTGGAACGAGGTCAAGCAGGTGGTCGACCATCCGCTCTGGCACGCGATTCCGGACAATGGCCGCTTCTATTTCGTGCACAGCTACTACATCGAGGCCGGCAACCCGCGGCAGGTGGTCGGTCGCGGCCACTACGGCAACGATTTCGCCGCCGCGCTGGCCGATGGCTCGCGCTTCGCCGTGCAGTTCCACCCGGAGAAGAGCCACACCCACGGCCTGCAGTTGCTGCAGAACTTCGCCGCCTGGGATGGCCGCTGGTAAATGAGCCGGGCCAAGCTCAAACCGCCGGTCCTGACGCTGGATGCCGCTCAGGAGCAGGCTGCGCAGCAGGTCATCAAGCGTTTTCTGGAGGATCGCTTCGAACTTGAGCTCGGCTCGTTCGAGGCGCAGGAAGTGCTTGATCTGTTCGCCCGTGAAATCGCGCCGCTGTATTACAACAAGGCGATCTTCGACGTGCAGACGCACCTGAAGGAAAGGTTCGAAAGCATCGAAAGCGACTTGTGGGCACTCGAGAAGAGCTGACCCTTAACCGACATTTGATTTGAACAGGTTCGAGCCATGCTGATTATTCCCGCTATCGATCTGAAAGACGGCGCCTGCGTGCGTCTGCGCCAGGGCCTGATGGACGATGCCACGGTGTTTTCCGATGACCCGGTGGCCATGGCTGCCAAGTGGGTCGAGGCCGGTTGCCGTCGGCTGCACCTGGTCGACCTCAACGGCGCCTTCGAAGGCCAGCCGGTCAATGGCGAGGTGGTCACCGCCATCGCCAAGCGTTATCCGAACCTGCCGATCCAGATCGGCGGTGGCATCCGTTCACTGGAAACCATCGAGCACTACGTGCGCGCTGGCGTCAGCTACGTGATCATCGGCACCAAGGCGGTCAAGCAGCCGGAGTTCGTTGGTGAGGCCTGCCGCGCCTTTCCGGGCAAGGTCATCGTCGGTCTGGATGCCAAGGATGGCTTCGTCGCCACCGACGGCTGGGCCGAAGTCTCCACGGTGCAGGCGGTCGATCTGGCGCGCCGTTTCGAGGCCGATGGCGTCTCGGCGATCGTCTACACCGACATCGCCAAGGACGGCATGATGCAGGGCTGCAACGTCGAAGCCACCGTGGCCCTGGCCAACGCCAGCCGCATCCCGGTGATCGCTTCTGGTGGCATCCACAACATCGGCGATATCCAGAAGTTGCTCGACACCAACACCCGCGGGATCGTCGGTGCCATCACTGGCCGCGCGATCTACGAAGGCACGCTGGATGTGGCCGAAGCGCAGGCGCTTTGCGACCTGAAGTACAAGGACGAGTGATTCGCTGATCTGCGGTGGATCGGTGAAGCGCGATCCACCCTACACGCTACCTGCAGCTTGAAGCCTGCGGCTTGAAGAAGCTGCTTTCGGAGAAAGCCATGGCCCTGGCCAAACGCATCATTCCCTGCCTCGACGTGGACAACGGCCGCGTGGTCAAGGGCGTTCAGTTCGAGAACATCCGCGACGCCGGTGACCCGGTGGAAATCGCCCGCCGCTACGACGAGCAGGGCGCCGACGAGATTACCTTTCTCGATATCACCGCCAGCGTCGACAACCGCGATACCACGCTGCATACCGTCGAGCGCATGGCCAGCCAGGTGTTCATCCCGCTGACCGTGGGCGGTGGCGTGCGCAGCGTGCAAGACATCCGCAACCTGCTCAACGCCGGCGCCGACAAGGTCTCGATCAACACCGCCGCGGTGTTCAACCCCGAGTTCGTTGGCGAGGCTGCTGATCGCTTCGGCTCACAGTGCATCGTCGTCGCCATCGATGCGAAAAAGGTCTCTGCGCCGGGTGAGCCTGGCCGCTGGGAAATCTTCACCCATGGCGGGCGCAAACCCACCGGACTGGATGCGGTGGCCTGGGCGAAGAAGATGGAAGACCTGGGCGCTGGAGAGATCCTGCTGACCAGCATGGATCAGGATGGCGTGAAGAGCGGCTACGACCTGGGCGTCACCCGGGCCATCAGCGAAGCGTTGTGCATTCCGGTGATCGCCTCCGGTGGCGTCGGCAATCTGCAGCACCTGGCCGACGGCATCCTCGAAGGCAAGGCCGACGCGGTACTCGCGGCCAGCATTTTCCACTTCGGCGAGTACACCATCCCGGAAGCCAAGGCCTATCTGGCTGCCCGCGGCATCGTGATGCGTTGATTACGGCGCCCGTTTGAACAAGGCTTAAGCTCGATACAAGGACACGTCCGCGGCTGTTGCGGACAGGCACTCAGGAGATTTCTCGCATGCTCAAGACAATCGCTTCCATGGCCGCTGCGGCGCTGCTGTTCGGCGCCACGCTGGGCCACGCGCAGACACCGGTGAAAATCGACCTGCTGACGGAGAACTTCCCGCCTTACAACATGGCGGCTGACGGCAAGAACTTCGCCCGCGATGAAAACATCAGCGGTATCGCCGTGGACATCGTGCGCGAGATGTTCAAGCGCGCCGGCGTCGACTACAGCCTGACGTTGCGCTTCCCCTGGGAGCGCATCTACGGCATGGCGCTGGAGAAGCCGAACTACGGCGTGTTCGTCACGGCGCGTCTGCCTGAGCGTGAAGAGCTGTTCAAATGGGTCGGCCCGATCGGCCCGGACGATTGGGTATTGCTGGCTCGCGGCGACAGCCCGATCAACCTGACCAGCCTGGAACAGGCCAGCCAGTACAGCGTGGGTGCCTACAAGGGCGACGCCATCGCTGAGCATCTGGACGGTCAAGGCCTGAAGCCGGTGCTTGCCCTGCGCGATCAGGAGAACGTGAAGAAGCTGATCGACGGCAAGATCGACCTCTGGGCCACCGGTGACCCCGCAGGCCGTTACCTGGCGCGTCTGGAGGGCGTAACGGGGCTCAAGCGTGTGCTGCGCTTCGACAATGCGGAGCTGTACCTGGCGCTGAACAAGCAGGTCGCTGACGAAACCGTGCAGAAGCTGCAAAAGGCGCTCGACCAGATGCGCAGCGAAGGCGTGATCGACGCGATCAACGCACGTTACCTCTGATCCCCTTCGCTCAGCGCGCCCTGCGTTGAGCGTAATGTGATGGCGGCGCGCCGGTAGGGTGCGCTACCCATCCATCTCGCGCCGTTCTAGCGCGTCAATCGTTCCTTCTGTATCGCGCTTTCTGGACTACGCTGCTGCAGCGCTGTGCTGGTTCGCATCTTGCTTTCGACCGGTTCGGCCATGATCCGCGGAGGGCGGATCGAGGAATCCAGAACGAGGGAACGAGCCATGCTGAAAAGAATCCTTGCCACCATCACACTGCTGCTTTGCACCCAGGCGCACGCCGAGCTGGCTGACGACTACCGCGTCGTGCTGCTGACCGAGAATTTTCCACCATTCAACATGGCCGAAGACGGCAAGAACTACGCCGCCGATGCGAAGATCCACGGCATCAATGCCGACATCGTGCGCGAGATGTTCCGCCGCGCGAAGATCCGTTATGAGCTGAGCCTGCGTTTCCCTTGGGATCGCATCTATAAACAGGTACAGGAGCAGCCTGACCAGGGACTCTTTTCCACTACCTTCACCGCCGAGCGTGAGCCACAGTTCAAGTGGGTCGGCCCGCTGGCGAGCATCAGCTGGGTCCTGCTCGCGCCAGCCGACAGTCCTTTACGCCTGTCCGGATTGGACGAAGCGCGCAACCTGCGCATCGGTGCCTATAAGAACGATGCGGTGAGTCAGCATCTGGAAAGCAAGGGACTGGCACCGATCAACTCGCTGCGCGACCAGGAGAACGTTGGCAAGCTGCTCAAGGGGCAGATCGACGTCTGGGCGACAGCTGATCCGGTGGGACCCTATCTGGCCAAGCAGGAAGGCGTGACTGGCCTGAAGCCGGTGCTGCGCTTCAATGAGGCGCGATTGTTCCTAGCGCTCAACCGCGCGACGCCGGACGAAGTGGTCGAGCGCTTGCAACGGGCGCTGGATGCGATGCGCGCCGACGGCACGGTGGACGCAATGCTGCAGCGCTATCTCTGAGGCTCAGCGGTAAATGCCACCGCGGCCATGAGCGGCCATCGCCCGGTTGCTGCGCGTGGCAATCATCTGCCCCACATCGACCCATTCGATGCCCTGCGCCGACAGTCGTGGCAACTCGCGCTCCAGCAGGGCCAGAGTGCTCTCGTGGGGATGCCCGATGATCACCACCGAGCCCTGTTTGCGCGCCAGTGCGATTGCGGCGCGAAAGCGTTCGGCTACGGCCTCTGCCGAAGGGTTGTCGTCCAGAAAGATATCTCGCGACAGGCTGGCCAGTGCCGCGCGCTGTGCACTGGCAGCGGCCACGGTACGCGGGCTGGTGCGGCTGTCGAGGAAGAACAGGTGGCGGCGCTGCAGCTCGCCCATCAGCCAGCTCATCGGCTGTACCTGATCAGTCATGGCGCTACCCATGTGATTGTTCAGGCCGCTGGCATGCGGTACCGCAGCCAGCGCAGCGTCGAGGCGGCGGGCCAGTTCGTCATGCGGCAGCTCAGGACGCCAGGCGAAACGGCCCTGAGCGGGCGCCATCGGCATGTGCAGCATGACCGTCTTGCCGGCGCGATGGGCCTGCTCGGCCAGCGCAGCTGCGTGACGGGTGTCAGGGAGAATTGCCAGGGCTACCGGTCCCGGCAGTTGCAGCACGCGGCGATCGCGTGCCGGGTTCTGTCCGAGGTCGTCGATTATCAGGGTCAGCCGGGGCCTCGGCGTATGCTCCGGCGCGGCTGCGGGCTCGCTGGCGTATAGCGCCTGGCTGGCGAGCATCACCAATAGCGCCAGGCCCGATGCCCAGCCTGCCATCTTCACTGGCCGCGGGTGAGGTTCAGTCCCTTGAGCAGATTCAATGCCTGACCGAGCTGGTAGTCGTCGTCCTGCGGGCGCGGCGAGTCGCTGGCGATCTGGGTGGCGGTGGGGCGGTCCGGGCCGCCGTTGCCGTTGCCCAGATGGCCGGCAAGATCGGCCTCGCGGAAGCCATCGGCGGCCTGCTCGCGGGTCAGCTTGGCGCGCTCGACCTTGATGTCCGGCTCGATGCCCTGGGCCTGGATAGAACGGCCGTTGGGGGTGTAGTACAGCGCGGTGGTCAGCTTGAGCGCGCGATCATTGTTCAGCGGCAGCACGGTTTGTACCGAGCCCTTGCCGAAGCTGTCGGTGCCCATCACCACGCCGCGCTTGTGATCCTGCAGCGCGCCGGCAACGATCTCCGATGCCGAGGCGCTACCGCCATTGATCAGTACTACCAGTGGCACGCCCTCACTGGCATCGCCCGGGTCGGCGTTGAAGCGCAGCTCGGAATTGGCGATGCGGCCTTTGGTGTAGACGATCAGGCCCTTGGTGAGGAAGTGGTCGGAAATCTCGACTGCTGCCTGCAGTACGCCGCCGGGGTTGTTGCGCAGGTCGAGGACCAAGCCGTTCAGCTTCTTGCCGTCGTTGTCCCTCTTCAGCTTGGCCAGTGCCTTGCCGACTTCCTCGCCGGAATTGACCTGGAACTGGGTGACGCGCAGGTAACCGTAGCCGGGCTCCAGAATCTGGCTGCGGACGCTGCGCACCTTGATCACCGCGCGGGTCAGCTTCACATCGAATGGTTGGCCGCCTTCGCGCACCAGCGTCAGGCTGATGCTGCTGCCCGGCTTGCCGCGCATCTTGCCGATGGCGTCCATCATCGACAGGCCCTTGGTTGGCTGGCCATCGATCTTGACGATCAGGTCGCCGGCTTCGATACCGGCCTTCGATGCCGGGGTATCGTCGATCGGCGAGACGACCTTGATGAATCCGTCTTCCATGCCGACCTCGATGCCGAGGCCGCCGAATTCGCCGCTGGTGCTTTCCTGCAGCTCGGCGAACGCCTCGGGCTCCAGATACGCCGAATGCGGGTCGAGATTGCTGAGCATGCCCTTGATGGCGTTTTCCAGCAGGGTCTTGTCATCCACCGGCTCGACATAGGCGGCCTTGATGCGGTCCAACACCTCGGCGAAGGTGCGCAGTTCATCCAGTGGCAAGGGGGCCTTGGAGCTCGGCGCCGCAGCTTCCGCCGGTGGCTGCTGGGCCCAGGCGCCGCCGTGCATCCCCAGCAATATGGCCAGGGCGAGCGTGGATGGGCGGGCGAAACGGCGCAGGTGCAACATGTCGAACTCCAGTTATGAGAGGGCGCGCTTGGCAATGCGGGCGGCTCGGCAGGACCGAATACCGTAACTCGCTAGCCTTGCGCGCGACACCATTGGGCGGGGTCGCTGGGGCGGCCCTGCTGCCGAATGGCGAAATACAGTGCAGCGGTTTCCTGACCGCCGCTGGTGCCTACCGTGGCGATCGGATCGCCGGCCTTGACGATGTCGCCGGCGTCACGCAACAGGCTCTGGTTGTGACCATACAGGCTCAGGTAACCATTGCCGTGGTCGAGAATCACCAGCAGCCCGGCGCCACGTAGCCAGTCGGCAAATACTACCCGGCCGCCGTGCACGGCGCGGACTTGCGTGCCGACGCTGGCACCGATCAGTACGCCGTCCCACTTGGTTCGAGCGTCGCCGCCGCGCGGAGTGCCGTAGCGGGCGACGAGACGTCCATCGACCGGCCATGGCAGCTTGCCCTTGGCCTGGGAGAACGGCCCGCCGAAGTTGCCGCCGGCGCTGGACACCGTAGGCCCGCTCGGTGCCGGCGCTGCGCCGGCTGCCTGGCGCTGCTGCTCTCGCTGGCGCTCGGCTAGCAGAGCGCGCTGTCGCGCTTCTTCGGCTTCGCGCGCCTGGCGGGCCAGGGTCGCTTCGATGGTCTTGAGCACGCGCTCGAACTGGGCCTGCTCCTGACGGCGGGCTTGCAGCTTCTGCTCGCGGCTGGAGAGATCGCTATTGAGCTTGGCGAGGGTCTGCTGACGTTCCTTGCGCACCTCGGCGAGCTGATTGCGGCGCTCGAGCAGGCCATCCTTCTTCTCCGCCAGCAGGCTTTGCTGCGTGGCGATATCGGCTTCGACGTTGGCCAGCTGGCGCAGGGTCTCGTTGAAATTGTCGAGCTGCTCGAGACGAGCCTTGTTGAGGTAATCGTAATAGGTGATGGTGCGGCTGAATTTTTCCGGATTCTGCTGGTTGAGCAGCAGCTTGAGGTATTCCTGTCGACCGTTCTGGTAGGCGGCGCGGGCCTGCAGGCCAATCAGTCGCTGCTGCTCCAGGCGGGCGCCCTCGAGGGTGGTCTTCTCGTCGTTCAGGCGTTCCAGCTCCGCCTCGCTGCGGTCGATTTCCTGCTGCAGAGTATCGACCTGCTTTTCCAGCTGGCCCAGTTCGCTTTCGGTGGTCTTCAGCTGCTTCTGAACACCGGATTTCTCCTGCTCGATCTGCTTGAGCAGCTTCTGCAGTTCGGCAACGTCCTGGCGAGCGGCTTCGATCTGCTGCCGCGCTGCAGCACGTTCGTCCGCTACGGCGGGGCCGAGCAGGCAGAGGAAGGCGAGGGCGAGAAAAGTACGAGGCATTGGAGGGCGTCAACCGAGCGTTATGACCGGCGTAGTATGCCTAAAAAGCAAGCTTGAAGCTTGAAGCCTGTAGCGGGAAGCGGCGGCTGACGCCATCCGCTTCCCGCCTTGCGCGATCAGTTCAGCTCGATGATCGAGCGGCCGGTCATCTCGGACGGTACCGGCATGCCGAGCAGGGTCAACATGGTCGGTGCAACATCGGCCAGCACGCCGCCTGCGCGGATGGAGACGTTGCGCTTGCCGATATAGACGAAAGGCACCGGCTCGCAGGTATGCGCGGTGTGTGCCTGGCCGGTCATGACGTCTTCCATCTGCTCGACGTTGCCGTGGTCGGCGGTCAGCAGCGCTTCGCCACCAACCTTGTCGAGCGCCTCGACGATCCGTCCTACGCAGCTATCCAGGCACTCCACCGCCTTGACTGCGGCATCGAACACGCCGGTATGGCCGACCATGTCGCCGTTGGCGTAGTTGACCACGATGACGTCGTAGCGCTGGTTCTCGATGGCATCGACTATGCGGTCGGTGACCTCGGGCGCGCTCATTTCCGGCTTGAGATCGTAGGTGGCGACCTGTGGCGACGGAATCAGAATGCGCTCCTCGCCGGGGAACGGCTCTTCGCGACCGCCGGAAAAGAAGAAGGTGACGTGGGCGTATTTCTCGGTTTCAGCGATACGCAGCTGGGTCTTGCCGTTGTTGGCCAGATACTCGCCCAGTACGTTGGTCAGCGCTTCCGGGGCGAAGGCTGATGGCGCGGGGATGCTTGCGGCGTACTGGGTGAGCATGACGAACTCGGCCAGTTGCGGCGCCCGGGCCCGCTCGAATTCCTTGAATCCGGGTTCGACGAAGCAGCGGGTCAATTCGCGGGCGCGGTCGGCGCGGAAGTTCATGAACACCACGGCATCGCCATCTTCGACACGCACCGGCTCGCCGATGGTGGTCGCCTTGACGAATTCGTCGCTTTCGCCGCGCTCATAGGCAGCGATCAGGCCATCCACTGCGTAGTCGGAGCGGTATTCGGCCTTGCCGTCGACGATCAGCTCGTAGGCCTGCTGCACACGGTCCCAGCGATTGTCGCGGTCCATGGCGAAGTAGCGGCCGATGAGGCTGGCGATGCGGCCCTTGCCCAGGCGGGTGAAGGTGCCCTGGAGCAGTTCGATGGAATGCTGTGCGCTCTTCGGTGGGGTGTCGCGGCCGTCAAGGAAGGCATGCAGGTAGATCTTCTCGGCGCCGCGCTGGGCGGCCAGTTCGGCCATCGCGACCAGGTGATCCTGGTGGCTGTGCACGCCGCCGTCGGAGAGCAGGCCGAGGATGTGCACTGCCTTGCCGGCAGCCGCGGACTTGTCGACGGCGGCGCAGATAGTCGGGTTGGCGAAAAACTCGCCGTCGCGGATCGCCTTGGTCACTCGGGTGAAGTCCTGATACACCACCCGACCGGCACCGAGGTTCATGTGCCCGACCTCGGAATTGCCCATCTGCCCATCCGGCAGGCCTACGTCCATGCCGCTACCGGAGATCAGTCCGTGTGGCTGGCGGGCCAGCAGGCTGTCATAGACCGGCTTGTGCGCGGCATGAATGGCGTTGAACTCGGGGTTTTCGCTGTGCCCGAAGCCATCGAGAATGATCAGTACCAGGGGTTTGGGCGCGGCGGTAGGGGCGACGGGCATGCTTTCGGGCTCCTTGCACGGGGGCGGAAAAGGGCGGCCAGTCTACTGGCTGGCCGGGGCGAGGTCACGAATCATCAGGGTTCAGCCGGTCGGAGGGGCTGTGTATACTGGCCCGCATTTTATCGTCCGGGTACCCGTTGATGCTCGCTAACCTGATTGAATTTGTCTCTAACCACTATGTACTCAGCAGCCTGTTCGTGGTGCTGTTGATCCTTCTGTTCATCACCGAGACACGCAAGGGTGGCAAGAGCCTGAGCAATCGCGAACTGACCGCACTGGTCAATAGTGGTGAGGGCGTGGTGTTGGACGTGCGCGTCAAGAAGGAGTTCGACGCCGGCCATATCGTCGATGCATTGAACATTCCCTACGAGAAGCTGGTCAGCCGCACAGGCGAGCTGGAAAAGCACAAGGCCAAGACCATCATCGTGGTCGACGCCATGGGGCAGCACGCCGGAACGGCCTGCCGTGAGCTGCAGAAGGCAGGCTTCACCGCCGCCAAGTTGTCGGGAGGGATTTCCAGCTGGCGCGGCGACAATCTGCCAGTGGTCAAGTAATCATGCCCAACGTCGTCATCTATACCACCGCCTGGTGCCCGTTCTGTATTCGTGCCAAGGCGCTGCTCGATCGCAAGGGTGTCACCTACGAGGAAATCCCCGTGGATGGCAACCCGTCCCTGCGCGCCGAAATGGCCAGCAAGGCGGGGCGTACCTCGGTGCCGCAGATATGGATCGGCGACCAGCACGTCGGTGGCTGCGATGAGCTGCACGCTCTAGAGCGCGCCGGACGTCTCGACCCGTTGCTGAAGGCTTGAGCACCGGCGGGTCCGCAAACATCAATAACGACACGCACAACTGGATAGAAGGTTGCAGAAATGACCGAACAAGCTAACAACGGCGGCGCAGCATCGCAGGCCGAACAGGGCGCACAATTCTCGCTACAGCGCATCTACGTCCGTGACCTGTCCTTCGAAGCGCCGAAAAGCCCGGAAATTTTCCGTCAGGAATGGAATCCGAGTGTCGCGCTGGACCTGAACACGAAGCAGAAGGCGCTTGAGGGCGACTTCCATGAAGTTGTGCTGACCCTCTCGGTTACTGTGAAAACCGGCGAAGAAGTAGCCTTCATCGCAGAAGTGCAGCAGGCAGGGATCTTCCTGATCAAGGGGCTCGAAGCCGCCGCGATGAGCCATACGCTTGGCGCGTTCTGCCCGAACATCCTCTTCCCGTACGCCCGTGAGGCGCTGGACAGCCTGGTGACCCGTGGTTCCTTCCCGGCGCTGATGCTGGCTCCGGTGAACTTCGACGCACTCTACGCCCAGGAAATGACGCGTATGCAGAGCGCCGGCGAAGCACCTGCCACCGCTCACTGATCCATACGGATCGTGCAGGAAGCGTCTGACGCTTCCTGCACACCCCCGGCGGCTGCGCGTTAGCGCACCTGCACCACCAGCTTGCCGACCGCCTTACGCTGGCCCAGCGTGGCGATGGCCTTGCCAGTGTCCTGCAAGGCAAAGCGTTGCGATACCAGCGGCTTGAGCTTGCCTTCGGCATGCCAGGCGAACAGCTGGCGGAAGTTTGCCGCGTTGTCCTGCGGCTGACGTTGTGCGAACGCGCCCCAGAACACGCCGATCAGCGCGGCGCCCTTGAGTAGCGGCAAGTTGGCCGGCAACGCCGGGATATCCCCGCCGGCGGCAAATCCCACCACCAGCATGCGACCATTCCAGGCGATGCTGCGGAAGGCTTCCTCGAACAGTGTGCCGCCCACCGGGTCATAGATCACATCCACGCCCTGGCCACCGGTGAGTTCCTTAAGGCGCTCCTTCAGGCTGCCTTCGCTGTAATTGACCAGTTCGTCGGCTCCGGCATTCTTCGCCACGTCCAGCTTATCGGCGCTGGAGGCGGCCGCGATGACTCGAGCGCCCATGGCCTTGCCGATCTCCACGGCAGCCAGGCCGACACCGCCGGAAGCACCTAGCACCAGCAGCGTTTCTCCTGGCTGCAGATTGGCGCGCTGCGTGAGCGCATGCATGGAGGTGCCGTAGGTCATGCTGAAGGCCGCTGCAGTCTCGAAGTCCATGCTCGGCGGGATCGGCAGGGCATTGCTGCCTGCGACGGCCACCTGCTCGGCGAAGCTGCCCCAGCCGGTCAGCGCCATGACCCGATCGCCGACCTTGAGGTGGCTGACCTTCTCACCAACCGCGGCAACTATGCCAGCCGCCTCGCCGCCGGGCGAGAACGGGAAGGGTGGCTTGAACTGGTACTTGCCCTCGATCATCAGCGTGTCGGGGAAATTCACCCCGGCGGCATGCACGTCGAGCAGGATCTCGCTCGGTTTGATCTGAGGGGAGGGGGCATCCTCGAGAACCAGACTTTCGGGTGGACCGAAGCTTTTGCACAGAACGGCTTTCATCGCTTTTTCCTTGTTTGACTGGTCGGGCGCTTGGCCGCCCGAGATGGATGGCTCGACTGCTCAGGACTATCCAGTCTAGGAGCGTTGTTCAGAGAGGCAATCAGCATCGTCCGCTGTAATGGCGGCGTATAAGTTGCGGCGGTTGCGCGATAGGCTTGGGTGCGTTGCGGCTACTGGTTATGCTGGCGCAGATTTCCCCTGGAGTGCTGTCCGTGAAGTATCTGATTACCCTGTTGTTCGGCCTCGCGCTTGTCGGGCCAGCCGTTGCGCAAGACTCGGCTGAAGAGGCGGCACCGCAAGCGCTCTACTACGCACTGGTACCGGCCATGGTCGGCAACTATGGTGCGGGCGAGCGCCTCAAGTACTACAAGGCAGATGTGGCGCTGCGCATCTCCAGCAAAGAGGTGGAAGACCGCGTCAAGCATCACGAGCCGCTGATTCGTCATCAGCTGGTGATGCTGTTCTCCGAGCAGACCGACGAAACGTTAAGCGGCCCGGAAGCCAAGGAGCAGCTCCGCCAGGAAGCGTTGAGGCAGGTGCGCGAGGTGCTCGAACAGGAAGAGGGCAAGCCGCTGGTCGATGATCTGCTGTTCAACAATCTGATCATCCAGTAAATCAGTCGCTTGCTCAGCGCATCGCCAGTACCGCCTGCCACTCGTCTTCGTTGACAGGCATTACCGAGAGACGGCTGCCTTTCTTCACCAGCGCCAGCTCCTGCAGGGCTGGCTCAGCTTTCAGGCGGGCCAGCTTCAAGGGCAACATGAAGGCTTCAACGAACTCCACATCGACCGCGCTCCACGGATTGGCTTCGTCGCGAGCCTTGGCATCGTGATAAGGACTGGCAGGGTCGAGCGCAGTAGGATCGGGGTAGGCGCTGCGACTGATTCTGCCAATTCCGGCAATGCCGGGTTCGGCGCAACTGGAGTGGTAGAAGAAGAACTGGTCGCC
This region includes:
- the hisB gene encoding imidazoleglycerol-phosphate dehydratase HisB; translation: MSERTAYVERNTLETQVKVTINLDGTGKARFAIGVPFLEHMLDQIARHGLIDLDIECNGDLHIDDHHTVEDVGITLGQAFTKAIGDKKGMTRYGHSYVPLDEALSRVVIDFSGRPGLQMHVPFTRAMVGGFDVDLFQEFFQGFVNHALVSLHIDNLRGQNTHHQIETVFKAFGRALRMAVELDPRMAGQMPSTKGCL
- the hisH gene encoding imidazole glycerol phosphate synthase subunit HisH — its product is MQTVAVIDYGMGNLHSVAKALEHVGAGRVLITSDAQVIREADRVVFPGVGAIRDCMAEIRRLGFDELVREVSQDRPFLGICVGMQALMEHSEENDGVDCIGLFPGQVRFFGKDLHEDGEHLKVPHMGWNEVKQVVDHPLWHAIPDNGRFYFVHSYYIEAGNPRQVVGRGHYGNDFAAALADGSRFAVQFHPEKSHTHGLQLLQNFAAWDGRW
- a CDS encoding DUF2164 domain-containing protein, which gives rise to MSRAKLKPPVLTLDAAQEQAAQQVIKRFLEDRFELELGSFEAQEVLDLFAREIAPLYYNKAIFDVQTHLKERFESIESDLWALEKS
- the hisA gene encoding 1-(5-phosphoribosyl)-5-[(5-phosphoribosylamino)methylideneamino]imidazole-4-carboxamide isomerase — protein: MLIIPAIDLKDGACVRLRQGLMDDATVFSDDPVAMAAKWVEAGCRRLHLVDLNGAFEGQPVNGEVVTAIAKRYPNLPIQIGGGIRSLETIEHYVRAGVSYVIIGTKAVKQPEFVGEACRAFPGKVIVGLDAKDGFVATDGWAEVSTVQAVDLARRFEADGVSAIVYTDIAKDGMMQGCNVEATVALANASRIPVIASGGIHNIGDIQKLLDTNTRGIVGAITGRAIYEGTLDVAEAQALCDLKYKDE
- the hisF gene encoding imidazole glycerol phosphate synthase subunit HisF produces the protein MALAKRIIPCLDVDNGRVVKGVQFENIRDAGDPVEIARRYDEQGADEITFLDITASVDNRDTTLHTVERMASQVFIPLTVGGGVRSVQDIRNLLNAGADKVSINTAAVFNPEFVGEAADRFGSQCIVVAIDAKKVSAPGEPGRWEIFTHGGRKPTGLDAVAWAKKMEDLGAGEILLTSMDQDGVKSGYDLGVTRAISEALCIPVIASGGVGNLQHLADGILEGKADAVLAASIFHFGEYTIPEAKAYLAARGIVMR
- a CDS encoding substrate-binding periplasmic protein → MLKTIASMAAAALLFGATLGHAQTPVKIDLLTENFPPYNMAADGKNFARDENISGIAVDIVREMFKRAGVDYSLTLRFPWERIYGMALEKPNYGVFVTARLPEREELFKWVGPIGPDDWVLLARGDSPINLTSLEQASQYSVGAYKGDAIAEHLDGQGLKPVLALRDQENVKKLIDGKIDLWATGDPAGRYLARLEGVTGLKRVLRFDNAELYLALNKQVADETVQKLQKALDQMRSEGVIDAINARYL
- a CDS encoding substrate-binding periplasmic protein; translation: MLKRILATITLLLCTQAHAELADDYRVVLLTENFPPFNMAEDGKNYAADAKIHGINADIVREMFRRAKIRYELSLRFPWDRIYKQVQEQPDQGLFSTTFTAEREPQFKWVGPLASISWVLLAPADSPLRLSGLDEARNLRIGAYKNDAVSQHLESKGLAPINSLRDQENVGKLLKGQIDVWATADPVGPYLAKQEGVTGLKPVLRFNEARLFLALNRATPDEVVERLQRALDAMRADGTVDAMLQRYL
- a CDS encoding divergent polysaccharide deacetylase family protein — translated: MAGWASGLALLVMLASQALYASEPAAAPEHTPRPRLTLIIDDLGQNPARDRRVLQLPGPVALAILPDTRHAAALAEQAHRAGKTVMLHMPMAPAQGRFAWRPELPHDELARRLDAALAAVPHASGLNNHMGSAMTDQVQPMSWLMGELQRRHLFFLDSRTSPRTVAAASAQRAALASLSRDIFLDDNPSAEAVAERFRAAIALARKQGSVVIIGHPHESTLALLERELPRLSAQGIEWVDVGQMIATRSNRAMAAHGRGGIYR
- a CDS encoding S41 family peptidase, whose amino-acid sequence is MLHLRRFARPSTLALAILLGMHGGAWAQQPPAEAAAPSSKAPLPLDELRTFAEVLDRIKAAYVEPVDDKTLLENAIKGMLSNLDPHSAYLEPEAFAELQESTSGEFGGLGIEVGMEDGFIKVVSPIDDTPASKAGIEAGDLIVKIDGQPTKGLSMMDAIGKMRGKPGSSISLTLVREGGQPFDVKLTRAVIKVRSVRSQILEPGYGYLRVTQFQVNSGEEVGKALAKLKRDNDGKKLNGLVLDLRNNPGGVLQAAVEISDHFLTKGLIVYTKGRIANSELRFNADPGDASEGVPLVVLINGGSASASEIVAGALQDHKRGVVMGTDSFGKGSVQTVLPLNNDRALKLTTALYYTPNGRSIQAQGIEPDIKVERAKLTREQAADGFREADLAGHLGNGNGGPDRPTATQIASDSPRPQDDDYQLGQALNLLKGLNLTRGQ